In the Xyrauchen texanus isolate HMW12.3.18 chromosome 47, RBS_HiC_50CHRs, whole genome shotgun sequence genome, TCATACAGGTCAcgaaaaagccaaggacaacatcaaaggaactgcaggcctctcaaATCAATGACTACTATTATAGCAAGAAAACAGCAGGGCTTTGGAGAGCTGTCAGGAACCTGTTTACAAATATGTTAATCTCTGTTTTAAAGATGGCTGCTGAAACACAGCAGGTAGAGAAGACGACAGAAGTGATGGAGTCCTCAGACACGCCCACAAAGGAGGAGCCTGTAACTGACAGCAAGTCCAGGTAGGTCACATGATCAAAGCGATTGCTGTCATTGGTTGGTCTCTACTCTCATCATGTGTCTGAGGttaatttctgtttatttcttctcacaGGGGTCATGGAGTGAAGGGGCGTGGCAGAGGTGTGCTCATGGGCCGCGGAGGTCGTGGCGGGCgagggatgatgatgatgaaagggTTTAGACCACCGGGACACATGAGAGGCAGAGGACGTGACGGGTTTACAAACGGATTTGGACCCATGAGGTTTTGCAAAAGTGTTCTTGGGCATTTTCAGTTTCAAGTGCTGTCGGCCCCATTTAACACGTTTGACCATTTTTAAGACTTTTCCCCGAAATGACTTTGCATATACCATCTGGGTCTGTTCATAAGAAATCATAAATCCGGACAGACTAGATCCCCCATGACTCATCTCTCTTTGCAGGAGGGGCATGGGTAGAACGTGGCCATATCCAGACATGCGTGGCCGGAGAGGAAGAGGGGGGCCAATGGGAATGCACTTGGGTCTGCCCCCGCCCCCACCCATGCACATGAGAGGACCCTATCCCCCAATGCACAGGTATGTCAAGTACTAACCCATATTATGAGGTAACATTTGCAAAATAATGTAATATGCTTTTACTAGGGCTGTGCACAAGTAATCGATTAATAAAACTACTTCTCATCTAAATCTTGCCATTACAACTCGTGCAACTCATGCAAGATTGAACTCAAAttctacaccgatcagccacaacatttaaaccacctgcctaatgtcgTAAGTCcaccttgtgccgccaaaacagccctgacccattgaggcatggactccacaagacctctgaaggtgttctgtggtatctggcaccaagactttagtagcagatcctttaagtcctgtaagttgtgaggtggagcctccatggatcggacttgatggtccagcacatcctgtagatgctcaatcggattgagatctgggaaatttggaggccaagtcaacaccttgaactcatgttcctcaaaccattcctcaacaatttttgcagtgtggcagggcgcattatcctgctgaaagagggcaCTGCCATAAGGGAATACCGTAGCCATGAcggggtgtacatggtctgcagCAATGTTTAGGTGGGTGGTATGTGTCAacgtaacatccacatgaatgccaggacccaaggtgtcccagcagaacattgcccagagcatagtgcctcctgctgccatctcttccccgtCCACGGCCGTCCACATGgtataaaacaaaacatgattaATTAGaacaggccaccttcttccattgctccatggtccagttctgatgctcacgtgcccattgtaggtggtTTCGGCAGGGCACGGGTCAACGTAGGCACTCTTAACCAGTCTGCAggtacgcagccccatacgcaacgatgcactgtgtgttctgactcCTTTCTAACATGGCCAACATTACGATTTTCAGCAAtctgtgctacagtagctcttctgtgggatcggagcagacgggctagccttcactccccacgTGCATTAATGAGCCTTGAGTCATGAACCATgaccttccttggaccacttttggtaggtactgaccactgcatactgggaacaccccacaagaactgacccagtcgtctagccatcacaatttggcccttgtcaaagtcactcagattttttcctgcttccaacacatgaaattcaagaactgactgttcacttgctgcgtAATATATCCCagcccttgacaggtgccattgtaacaagatagtCAATCTTATTCACTTGTCagtggtaaatgttctgcacttatatagcgcctttttaaccttagcggtattcaaagcgctttacactgcgactcattcacccattcaaacaCCAATGATAGAGGcggagctgccatgcaaggtgctagtctgccattgggagcaaattggggttcagtgtcttgcccaaggacacttcggcatgtggagtcgtgtgggccgggaatcgaaccgccaaccctatgattggcagccaacccgctctaccacctgagccacagccaccccagatGCAGTCGATAACGAGTGGTTATAATGCTGTGCCTGATCAGTGTAAATTTAAAGTAATCCATTATGTTTTATTTGCTCGAGTACTCGGcaacaaaattactcaaaattcccatttgtggcataatgttgatcacaaaATTAAATTAGTCCTGCccctcttttatttaaaaagacacttaccatgaaagtgaatggggccagtgcataaatgctaaaatactcactgtttcaaaagtcacTCACTGTGTGCAATTCTATCTATTATTACAACATCGTTGTCATGACGACGTAATGCTGGTAAACCCTCTAGTGTGATTTTTATCAACCTAAAATCATGCAAATTTGCagattgtttaagtcttgtgtctatacttttgaaacagtattttaatgtttacagattaaaccccattgacttgcattggaagtgtcacACTGGAACACacaattgtgcttttattaaagaaaaggaggaacgggtcaaaataaatttttgtgcaccacaaatgctgtcgattggggGTCTGGGTAcctcagcgaatattgacgctgactatcaaacctggagtcgtgagtttgaatccagggtgtgctgagtgactccagccaggtctccttagcaaccaaattggcccggttgctagggagggtctggagtacctcagcgaatattgacgctgactatcaaacctggagtcgtgagtttgaatccagggtgtgctgagtgactccagccaggtctccttagcaaccaaattggcccggttgctagggagggtctgggtacctcagcgaatattgacgctgactatcaaacctggagtcgtgagtttgaatccagggtgtgctgagtgactccagccaggtctccttagcaaccaaattggcctggttgctagggagggtctgggtatctcagcaattattgacgctgactatctcacctggagtcgtgagtttgaatccagggtgtgctgagtgactccagccaggtctccttagcaaccaaattggcccggttgctagggagggtctgggtacctcagcgaatattgacgctgactatcacacctggagtcgtgagtttgaatccagggtgtgctgagtgactccagccaggtctccttagcaaccaaattggcctggttgctagggagggtctgggtatctcagcaattattgacgctgactatctcacctggagtcgtgaatttgaatccagggtgtgctgagtgactccagccaggtctccttagcaaccaaattggccggttgctagggagggtctgggtatctctgcgagtattgatgctgactatcacatctggagtcatgagtttgaattcagggcgtgccaagtgactccagccaggtctccttagcaaccaaattggcccggttgctagggagggtagagtcacatggggtaacctcctcgtggtcactataatgtggttctcgctctcggtggggcgtgtggtgagtcgtgcgtggatgccgcggacaATAGCGGGAAGCCttcacacgcgctacgtctccacggtaacacgctcagcgagtcacatgataagatgcgcggattgacggtctcagacgcaactgagattcgtcctccaccacccagattgagtcactacgccaccacaaggacttggagcgcaatgggaattgggcgttccaaattggggagaacggGTTCACCACAAAATGTCAGGAACGTTCGAAATATCACGCAGCTCTACATTGTAGCGCACAGTTGTAGCATTGCTTGATACATTCATGTTTTATAACCAGAGCATCTGAACAGCATGTGTGTAACCTCCGCGTTTGTCAATAAAGGCACGGACcgcctccccctccaccaccaggGTACCCGGGGTTCAGAGGGCGGCTCCCACACCCGAGAGGGCGGGGCATGATGCCGCCAGGCCCTCCGCGCTATTTCCACCCGAGAGGGTAAGAACACACTCGCTCACTTCCTGCTTTTCTGAGCTGTTCTTTCACAAATGCACACGTTGAAGAGTCTCTTCCGCGTGACAGTTTGGCGTTCTCAGTGTAGTGTACAGTTAATTATCAGACCATGATAAGAGATCCACAACAAAGGATCAATGTGTACATGAATTCAAATAGTGCATGAGACTTAGTGTTTAATTGAATGCTATGTTTGAATACGCATTGCAAAATTACGATTTTACGAGTTACGATTTCGGCCCCTTGAGCACAAGCAGCCCAATCCAAATGTATGATTTTATCCTTTCATGCAGCTACCACAACGGATCGGCCCCTCCACTGCCCCACCCGCCTCCCGGCAGGGGCCGTCGCTGGccagggccccctggtggccggAGGTTTTAACGCACCTCAGACGTAGCTCAAATCTGTAGCGCTAACGGCCACCGAATCATTTCTGTCCAGACTCGCAGGTCCCTTCTTTGTTAATGTATTTGAGGAAAAAGCCCCAGAAACATTTAAAAGCACTCTGAATCTGAAGAAGACGAGGaaacatgtttatttacattttaagtgtATTTCATGAGCATTTTACTCCTCCTGCCATTCCTGAGAGCCTTAAATCTCTTTACACGAAGAAATGAAAGTCCACCGTCATTCCTCAATATAAATGTCGTCTTTGGACCTCCCAGACACTGGCCCCTCCCTCCAATATGTTCTCATTGTGTAGTGCTCATGAATTATTAATGAGGCAATATCATATATGTGCAGCTATTTAACATTTTGCTGTTAAAGTATCCATGTTTTTTGATTTTTAGCAGTGCACACTGTTGACATATGTCACATATATCACAGGAGAGTAGCGCTACAGGTATACTTCTTTAATTCAacactttatttctatttcaaaGCGAGTTTCAGCAGTATTCTATTGAAAATAATccgaaaataaaatagaaaatccCATCTTCTGTGTTGAGTTTTAAGTGTTGACACATTCACGTATTGTAACTGATAACGTCATGTGATGTCTGTGAATGTAAGTTGAACGGAAAACAGATTTTTGACTTCGGTTTTAggaacaacacaaaataaagtTAACAAAATGATTTCTCTTTTTTGATTATTTAAACTAAAACTGAATGTACGATTATTTAATGTATTGTAAAAGTACTGATCTGCACATTTCTGAAGCAAAATGGTCaatcttttttaatatttttactatgCAAATGAGCACATAAATATTCCACGATTATGCAAATGAGCGCATTCATTACTCTGTTTGAATTTGCACTTTTATAATGAATACTTTTCTTATTTACATAATTGCAGACATATGTAATGTTACAGTTAATATATCATAGAGGCTTTTAAAGTTACTTGGAGGGCTGAAAATTAAATCACAAACAGTCTAAGGATGTACACATGAAATCTTCTCATTGATTTGCTTTATATGTGAAACTCTCTCATGTCAGACCTGCAAGTCTCCGACAACAGCAGAAAAACGCAAACTTCTGTCCATGTAAGCTGATGTTGAGATGCATTTAAATATCTGAAATTGCATGAAGGTGTAAACAACGGTGCAGTGTTTTCTATTACAAtgcattctgatatatatatatggacaccTGAagattcttaaagggacagtacacccaaaaatgtaaactttatcatcatttatcatttattgtcaccctcatgccgtcccagatgtggaagactttctttattctgccgagcacaaattaagattttaagtagAATATTTCAGCAGATTatttgtgaatggtgaccaaaagctCCTtttaagcacataaatgcagcataaacgtaatccatacgactcaagtggtttaatccatgtcttctgaagtgatatgataggtgtgggtggcgatatgcatgaagtatATGAATCGccaataaacaaaagaagaaaacgtGGAGATTTGTAGTTGAAAGGACGTAAATAttgataaatattgatctgtttatcacccacacctctcatatggcttctgaagacatggattaaaccacttgagtctcatggggtacttttatgctgcctttatgtgctttttggagtttcaaagttctcgtcaccattcacttgccttgtatggacctacatattgatctgttgcttacccacacctatcatatcacttctgaagacatggattaaaccactggagtcttatggattaattgtatgctgcctttatatgctttttggagcttcaaagttctggtcaccattcacttgcactgtaaggacctacagagctgaaatattctactaaaaatcttcatttgtgtttgcaaaagaaagaaagtcacacatctgggatggcatgagggtgagtaaatgatgacagaattttcatttttgggtatactgtccctttaatgtgTTAGCAGGACGCACAATATTTTGATTTGAGTTATTAGATATATTAACATCATGTAAAGTTCACTTTTTGATCTGAATCTTTCTTTATCTGATATAAATGCTACAACAAATGAAAGATTAGATTAAGATTAAGTGTAAATTTCATTTATAAcagttataataatagtaatatttttacttttttgttctCAGGTATTTAATTCAATTACAATATCACAGAGTGTGTTCAGTTTCTgaatactgtaaaattacaataGCATTTGCTAGAAGTGAGACTTACATTTCTGTAgttcatttataatgtataaatgtaactttatagTCAAGATCATGACTCTCAAATAAGATATTAGTGTCCGTCAGCTGTGTTGAGATTTATTGGATCCCcaaacatccatgtgacacaGTCAGCCTGCTGTGAGACTCTTTTGCCCGTCTGTCTGTTCCTCCGATTGGGCAGTTCTTCTCTTCTGGTTTCACTCTGGACTGACTCTTGTTGTCTCCTGAAGGGGTTAGACACCCTTTTGGAAGGACATGCAGGAGGCAGGACGGTCCCATCTGTCTCTCGTCCTCTGCCCCGCCCTGCTGATGTGATGCTCCGCCCTCTCATTACAAAGGTGAGTTTCATGTTCAGAGTCAGACTcctcccccaccccacccccaaaCTCTCTGGATTGGAATAGTGTCAGTCTATCAGTTCGTATTGTATAAATTAAAAGATACTGTTTGGGGCTCCTCAGATTGCTACATTGTAGGAACACTGTTACATTCCATCAGGTACATTGTAGGAACACTGTTACATTCCATCAGGTACATTGTAGGAACACCGTTACATTCCATCAGGTACATTGTAGGAACACTGTTACATTCCATCAGGTACATTGTAGGAACACTGTTACATTCCCTCAGCTACATTGTAGGAATGCCGTTACATTCCCTCAGCTACATTGTAGGAACGCCGTTACATTCCCTCAGCTACATTGTAGGAACACCGTTACATTCCCTCAGCTACATTGTAGGAACGCCGTTACATTCCCTCAGCTACATTGTAGGAACGCCGTTACATTCCCTCAGCTACATTGTAGGAACACCGTTACATTCTCTCAGCTACATTGTAGGAACGCCGTTACATTCCCTCAGCTACATTGTAGGAACGCCGTTACATTCCCTCAGCTACATTGTAGGAACGCCGTTACATTCCCTCAGCTACATTGTAGGAGCGCCGTTACATTCCCTCAGCTACATTGTAGGAACGCCGTTACATTCCCTCAGCTACATTGTAGGAACGCCGTTACATTCCCTCAGCTACATTGTAGGAACGCCGTTACATTCCCTCAGCTACATTGTAGGAACACCGTTACATTCCCTCAGCTACATTGTAGGAACGCCGTTACATTCCCTCAGCTACATTGTAGGAACGCCGTTACATTCCCTCAGCTACATTGTAGGAACGCCGTTACATTCCCTCAGCTACATTGTAGGAACGCCGTTACATTCCCTCAGGTACATTGTAGGAACGCCGTTACATTCCCTCAGGT is a window encoding:
- the si:ch211-51e12.7 gene encoding uncharacterized protein si:ch211-51e12.7 isoform X1, which encodes MAAETQQVEKTTEVMESSDTPTKEEPVTDSKSRGHGVKGRGRGVLMGRGGRGGRGMMMMKGFRPPGHMRGRGRDGFTNGFGPMRRGMGRTWPYPDMRGRRGRGGPMGMHLGLPPPPPMHMRGPYPPMHRHGPPPPPPPGYPGFRGRLPHPRGRGMMPPGPPRYFHPRGYHNGSAPPLPHPPPGRGRRWPGPPGGRRF
- the si:ch211-51e12.7 gene encoding uncharacterized protein si:ch211-51e12.7 isoform X2, which codes for MAAETQQVEKTTEVMESSDTPTKEEPVTDSKSRGHGVKGRGRGVLMGRGGRGGRGMMMMKGFRPPGHMRGRGRDGFTNGFGPMRRGMGRTWPYPDMRGRRGRGGPMGMHLGLPPPPPMHMRGPYPPMHRHGPPPPPPPGYPGFRGRLPHPRGRGMMPPGPPRYFHPRGG
- the LOC127638823 gene encoding uncharacterized protein LOC127638823; translated protein: MPLHSLSYIVGTPLHSLSYIVGTPLHSLSYIVGTPLHSLSYIVGTPLHSLSYIVGTPLHSLSYIVGTPLHSLSYIVGTPLHSLSYIVGTPLHSLSYIVGAPLHSLSYIVGTPLHSLSYIVGTPLHSLSYIVGTPLHSLSYIVGTPLHSLSYIVGTPLHSLSYIVGTPLHSLSYIVGTPLHSLSYIVGTPLHSLSYIVGTPLHSLRYIVGTPLHSVSCIVGTPLHSVSCIVGTPLHSVSCIVGTPLHSVSYIVGTPLHSVSYIVGTPLHSVSYIVGTPLHSVSYIVGTPLHSVRYIVGTPLHSVSYIVGTPLHSVSYIVGTPLHSVSYIVGTPLHSVRYIVGTMCLYFWGIFDIYEGVLFF